One Myripristis murdjan chromosome 18, fMyrMur1.1, whole genome shotgun sequence DNA window includes the following coding sequences:
- the rwdd gene encoding RWD domain-containing protein 4: MTANEDQEMELEALRSIYEGDECFKEISPVSFQFRIGELEDTKAFILDVTWPEMYPETAPQISLDAFFNNRIGPDTKTLILSKLNEQVEANLGTAMMYTLFEWAKENQQTLMENHQPVITAVTLASSSDITTSTSTAKKKEKKEQLTKAQKRRITNRTDNKGELPRGWDWVDVIKHLSKTGGKEED, encoded by the exons atgACAGCCAACGAGGATCAAGAG ATGGAGCTGGAGGCTCTTCGCTCTATCTATGAGGGGGATGAGTGTTTCAAGGAAATCAGTCCAGTTTCTTTCCAGTTTAGG ATAGGAGAGCTTGAGGACACCAAAGCTTTCATCCTGGATGTCACATGGCCGGAGATGTATCCTGAAACTGCCCCACAAATATCCCTAGATGCTTTTTTCAACAACAGGAT CGGCCCCGACACCAAGACGCTGATCCTGTCTAAGCTTAATGAGCAGGTGGAAGCTAACCTGGGCACTGCCATGATGTACACGCTGTTTGAGTGGGCCAAGGAGAACCAGCAGACCCTCATGGAGAACCACCAGCCTGTCATTACTGCTGTG ACACTGGCATCCAGCAGTGACATAACAACTAGCACCTCAACAgccaagaagaaggagaagaaagagcagCTGACCAAAGCACAGAAGAGGAGGATCACCAACAGAACAG ATAACAAGGGGGAGCTGCCAAGAGGTTGGGACTGGGTTGACGTTATCAAG CAC CTAAGCAAAACAGGAGGCAAAGAGGAGGACTAG